Part of the Ctenopharyngodon idella isolate HZGC_01 chromosome 8, HZGC01, whole genome shotgun sequence genome, tttacatttttaatctgattaatcgaaaaaataatcaacagaatatcaaaataaacattagTTGCAGTCCTAAATTAATCAGTTTTGTCTTTCATTTGATGAATCAAAGAAATAGTTATCAGATTCATCtaatatcaaaataatcattagttgcAGCTATACTTGTGAGATGATTTCAATGGGGGATTTTAATAACTGAAAAGTTTGAGTTATGGTTGCTGTTACTCAGGTTTCATATTGTGAACTTGCAGGTCTTCAGACCAGTCAGGATGCTCATTTCTACGCACTGTCATCCCGCTTTGCTGATTTCAACAACAAGAATCAGCCCCTCGTGATCCAGTTCTCTGTAAAACATGAACAGAGCATTGACTGTGGTGGAGGCTACATCAAACTTTTCCCATCAGACCTCAAACAGGAAGATATGCATGGAGACTCAACCTATAATATTATGTTTGGTGAGTATTTCATTAACCACTTGTCTCTATTGATGAGCATCTTAAATCTGATGTGAAATCAGATCAGTCATTGTCAAAACATTTTGTGCATTTGGATGCCCAAGATGATTTAACCCACATGTTTGATCTATTCTAGGTCCTGACATCTGTGGCCCTGGCACCAAGAAAGTACATGTAATCTTCAATTACAAAGGCAAAAATCATTTGATCAACAAAGACATTAGATGCAAGGTAATCCTATTGCTCATTTATTTTTTCGCTCCATAATGAACCATGGCACCAGtcctatatgtatatatgtgtatgtatgtatgtatgtatatgtatgtatgtatgtatgtatgtatatatatatatatatgttttttgtcATCCAGGATGATGAATACACCCACCTGTACACGTTAATTGTCAATCCTGACAACACTTATGAAGTCAAGATTGATAATAAGAAGGTAGAGTCTGGATCTCTGGAAGAAGACTGGGACTTCCTGCCTCCCAAAAAGATCAAGGATCCTGAAGCGAAAAAACCTGAGGACTGGGACGAGAGAGAGAAGATTGATGACCCTGATGACAAGAAACCAGAGGTAAGGACAGTGTCCTTGTTTTTTGTCCAGAAACCAAACAGATCTTGCTTGTCACAAAACAGATTAACTACTTATATAAGCCACTGTTTGGGGTAAATATTCACAGATCTCTAAGTAAATCATTGCAACAACAGCTGTTCTGATGGAAAGTGTTAAATTATTTGCTAATACCAGCTTTTGTGAAACTTTGTCTGTGTGTAGGACTGGGACAAACCCGAGAACATCCCTGATCCTGATGCTAAGAAGCCTGATGACTGGGATGATGAGATGGATGGGGAGTGGGAGCCGCCCATGGTCACCAATCCTGAATACAAGGTACTGACGTTTCTTTAATTGTGCCTCCCCTTGAAATACTCCGTCACCATGTAATGGAAGTAATGTCATaccttttcttccatattgtgaagtATATCGTGAGTAAAAACAGTTACGCGGTCTTGGTTCTATTGTTGCTTGGATGGATGCAGatatgtatggaagcttgtttctgccacttaataaaaaataagaaaggtaattgcgacattttatttcacaattctgaattcTTTCTCAAaaattgctagtttatatctcacaattctgactttatatctcgcaatcatgagtttatatctcaaaattctgactttataacttgcgaATGCTAGTTTACATtgcataattctgactttataactcacaatcgTGAGTTTCTCAGGATtcccagaattgcgagtttatatcccacaatttggactttttttcttgcaattgtgagttttatatctcgcaattcggactttataacttgcatttgcgagtttatatatcacaattctgagggaaaaaaggcCAGAAtcataagaaaaaaagtcagtattGTGAGGTTttttgtggcagaaacaagATTCTATAGATCTGAATGTGATCTTGAGGTTGATTGTAAGAAAAAAGTTAGggatttatgtgaaaaaaatgattGGAGATGTCCAGAATATGTCACTAGAGAGAAGTCTGTTGTTTCACTGGAAAAACGACAaattacggagccccgcacatgacatgcaggaaaaaaagtaaattgtgcgcacaatttactaattcgttccctcgatttactaaatcatacGCACAATTTGACGAGGGAACAAAttcaaaaattttaaattacaaggtacatttttttttttttttttttttttaatgaaacacaTACATGGATAATTCATATTAAGATCAgtaacatttagaaaatagatgaTAGGTGAATTACCGCTTCATCTTGATTAATACTGAACAAAGATGCAGATAATACCAAAAAACATGGCTTTGTCACAGTAAATACTGGGTCTGTTTGctgttttatagtttttaatCTTTTCCAGGGTGAGTGGAAACCCCGCCAGATTGACAATCCTGCATACAAGGGGAAATGGGTGCACCCTGAGATTGATAACCCGGAATACACTGCTGACAACGAAATCTATAAATACGATAGCATCGGAGTGATTGGACTGGACTTGTGGCAGGTACATTAGCAGTTTTCTTACTTTGGGTCCCAAAGACAATTACAGTTTTCAGATATTTAATAACTGTTTATTGACATGTTTTAACCCaccttttctttgtactttattttattaggtGAAGTCTGGCACAATTTTTGACAACTTTCTCATTACCAATGACCCCAAAATGGCAGAAGAGGTTGGCGATGAGACTTGGGGTGCCACAAAGGTATGCTTCTTTTCAATTATTGCTCCCTATTAAATTATTTTCCACTTAATTATCGTTTATGATAGTAATTTCtcatgtttatattttgttgtttttgttcctCTCAGGATGCTGAGAAG contains:
- the LOC127517924 gene encoding calreticulin, with amino-acid sequence MTSLSLLFMAVSIALIAAESSVYFREQFEDGDTWRSRWVESKHKSDYGKFVLSAGKFYGDAEKDKGLQTSQDAHFYALSSRFADFNNKNQPLVIQFSVKHEQSIDCGGGYIKLFPSDLKQEDMHGDSTYNIMFGPDICGPGTKKVHVIFNYKGKNHLINKDIRCKDDEYTHLYTLIVNPDNTYEVKIDNKKVESGSLEEDWDFLPPKKIKDPEAKKPEDWDEREKIDDPDDKKPEDWDKPENIPDPDAKKPDDWDDEMDGEWEPPMVTNPEYKGEWKPRQIDNPAYKGKWVHPEIDNPEYTADNEIYKYDSIGVIGLDLWQVKSGTIFDNFLITNDPKMAEEVGDETWGATKDAEKKMKESQEEEDRKKREEEEKTRKEEAKDEEEDEDKEEEEEEEEEEEEEEEEEEEDEEEETDSKLKDEL